One window of the Cryptomeria japonica chromosome 7, Sugi_1.0, whole genome shotgun sequence genome contains the following:
- the LOC131041519 gene encoding toll/interleukin-1 receptor-like protein isoform X1, protein MPSASTFVASSSGTKLLPYDIFINHCGQDVKHTLASKIYDSLDATGLKVFLDKDELDLADYFPKAIEEAIKSSSLHIAIFSEHYAQSPWCLAQLFCMLQTPSKVMPIFYHVDPSDLRWAIEGKGIYKGAFSDYVERKRYPSELQRWKQALQQASLFTGDIIKKENQGARKNLASI, encoded by the exons ATGCCATCTGCTTCTACTTTTGTTGCATCCTCATCTGGAACCAAACTCTTGCCCTATGATATATTCATAAATCATTGTGGACAAGATGTCAAACACACTCTCGCCAGCAAGATCTACGATTCCTTAGATGCCACGGGATTGAAAGTGTTTCTGGATAAAGATGAGTTGGATCTTGCGGATTACTTTCCCAAAGCCATAGAAGAAGCAATCAAAAGTTCTTCTCTTCATATCGCCATATTTTCTGAACATTATGCACAATCCCCCTGGTGTTTGGCCCAATTGTTTTGTATGCTACAAACCCCCAGCAAAGTTATGCCCATTTTCTATCATGTTGATCCTTCTGATTTAAGATGGgcgattgaaggaaaaggaattTATAAAGGTGCCTTTTCTGATTATGTAGAGAGGAAAAG ATACCCTTCAGAACTGCAACGTTGGAAACAGGCACTCCAACAAGCTTCCCTTTTTACTGGCGACATAATTAAGAAAGAGAATCAGGG GGCGAGGAAAAATCTTGCCTCGATCTAG
- the LOC131041519 gene encoding toll/interleukin-1 receptor-like protein isoform X2, giving the protein MPSASTFVASSSGTKLLPYDIFINHCGQDVKHTLASKIYDSLDATGLKVFLDKDELDLADYFPKAIEEAIKSSSLHIAIFSEHYAQSPWCLAQLFCMLQTPSKVMPIFYHVDPSDLRWAIEGKGIYKGAFSDYVERKRYPSELQRWKQALQQASLFTGDIIKKENQG; this is encoded by the exons ATGCCATCTGCTTCTACTTTTGTTGCATCCTCATCTGGAACCAAACTCTTGCCCTATGATATATTCATAAATCATTGTGGACAAGATGTCAAACACACTCTCGCCAGCAAGATCTACGATTCCTTAGATGCCACGGGATTGAAAGTGTTTCTGGATAAAGATGAGTTGGATCTTGCGGATTACTTTCCCAAAGCCATAGAAGAAGCAATCAAAAGTTCTTCTCTTCATATCGCCATATTTTCTGAACATTATGCACAATCCCCCTGGTGTTTGGCCCAATTGTTTTGTATGCTACAAACCCCCAGCAAAGTTATGCCCATTTTCTATCATGTTGATCCTTCTGATTTAAGATGGgcgattgaaggaaaaggaattTATAAAGGTGCCTTTTCTGATTATGTAGAGAGGAAAAG ATACCCTTCAGAACTGCAACGTTGGAAACAGGCACTCCAACAAGCTTCCCTTTTTACTGGCGACATAATTAAGAAAGAGAATCAGGG CTGA